In a single window of the Enoplosus armatus isolate fEnoArm2 chromosome 15, fEnoArm2.hap1, whole genome shotgun sequence genome:
- the tpo gene encoding thyroid peroxidase, with translation MDDTGFICCDTVCLPATSVRQLLISSYQESLQIVHEALLHSRQQQSTSSSSTNVFTFLRQTEPETLEISRAAEVFQTTLQVLKNRARQRHKRDVTAPELLSWEDVELIAELSQCLPATHPTICQHSHLNKYRSISGLCNNRQNPLWGAANTPLVRWLPAEYEDGEREPKGWNRGRLHNGFQLPPPREVSKKILKSSSKPKDDVYSHLLVEWGQYIDHDITFTPQSTGSAAFSTGVDCLSTCENVHPCFPIETGDTTSGAQGCMPFHRSMPACFVNFGSDFGEALQRQQMNAITSFIDAQVVYGPTPKLESFLRDLCGLNGKLAVNDQFTDPKGRPYLPFVATLPSACQQNPQGERVECFSAGDSRVNEGLPLTSLHTLWLREHNRIAEALKRINCHWSPDTIYQETRKIIGALHQIITMRDYVPKIIGPESFERYIGPYGGYDPTTDPSASNVFATAAFRFGHATISPILRRLNESFQEHEHFPHLRLHNTFFSPWRIVKEGGIEPILRGIIGTAAQAVSANMLLTEELTERLVVLNMPQHMDLASLNLQRGRDHALPGYNDWRAFCGLNCIKTLDDFKEVVRDFGVAEKIFKIYKHPDNIDVWLGGLVENLLLGSRTGPLFACLIGKQMKVLRDGDRFWWEAEGMFTQQQKAELLKGSVSRIICDNSDIREILPDSFMFRKYPSDYISCDHIPSMNLEAWREEKSRDLEQCGTPGKIKNGDFVLSSTSGKLVALYSCYHGFKLKGATAIVCEGNRWSDQPPQCTENHQ, from the exons GTTTTTCAAACAACTCTGCAAGTCCTAAAGAACAGAGCAAGACAGAGACATAAAAGGGATGTCACGGCACCAG AATTGCTTTCATGGGAGGATGTGGAGCTGATTGCAGAGCTGTCTCAATGTCTTCCTGCGACGCATCCAACCATCTGTCAGCACAGTCATCTCAACAAGTACCGCTCCATATCTGGCCTCTGCAATAACAG GCAAAATCCTCTCTGGGGAGCAGCCAACACTCCCTTGGTCAGGTGGCTTCCAGCTGAATAcgaagacggagagagagaaccCAAAGGTTGGAACCGAGGACGGCTCCATAATGGATTCCAACTTCCCCCG CCACGGGAAGTCAGCAAGAAGATACTGAAGAGCTCTTCTAAACCTAAGGATGATGTGTATTCGCACCTGCTTGTGGAGTGGGGCCAGTACATTGACCATGACATAACCTTTACCCCTCAAAGCACCGGCAGTGCTGCTTTTTCGACTGGCGTGGACTGTTTGAGCACGTGTGAAAACGTGCATCCATGCTTTCCCATTGAG ACAGGTGATACTACCTCTGGCGCACAAGGCTGCATGCCTTTTCATCGCTCCATGCCAGCCTGCTTTGTCAATTTTGGGTCTGATTTTGGAGAAGCTCTGCAGCGACAGCAGATGAATGCCATCACATCATTCATAGATGCTCAGGTTGTGTACGGTCCCACTCCAAAGCTGGAGAGCTTCCTCCGTGACCTCTGTGGACTTAATGGGAAACTTGCCGTCAACGACCAATTCACGGATCCCAAAGGAAGACCCTACCTTCCATTCGTAGCCACTCTGCCTTCAGCCTGTCAACAGAATCcgcagggagagagagtggagtgTTTCAGTGCTGGAGACAGTCGAGTCAATGAGGGTCTGCCTCTGACCTCTTTGCATACACTGTGGCTTAGGGAACACAATCGAATTGCAGAGGCATTGAAACGCATCAATTGTCACTGGAGCCCGGACACTATATACCAAGAAACTCGAAAGATTATTGGAGCTCTGCACCAG ATCATAACCATGAGAGATTATGTTCCAAAAATTATTGGCCCGGAGTCTTTTGAACGTTACATTGGACCCTATGGGGGATATGATCCAACGACAGACCCCTCCGCCTCCAATGTTTTTGCCACCGCTGCATTCAGGTTCGGCCATGCTACCATCTCTCCGATCCTCAGGAGACTGAACGAGAGCTTCCAGGAACACGAGCACTTCCCCCACTTGAGACTGCACAACACTTTCTTCAGTCCGTGGAGAATAGTCAAAGAAG GTGGAATTGAACCAATCCTGAGAGGTATAATTGGAACTGCAGCACAAGCTGTTAGCGCAAACATGCTGTTGACAGAAGAGTTAACAGAGAGGCTGGTCGTCCTCAACATGCCACAGCACATGGACCTGGCTTCACTGAACCTGCAGAGAGGACGAGATCATGCTCTGCCAG GATACAATGATTGGAGAGCATTCTGTGGACTGAACTGCATTAAGACACTGGATGATTTCAAAGAGGTTGTGAGAGACTTCGGAGTGGCTGAGAAGatattcaaaatatacaaacatcCTGACAATATCGATGTATGGCTTGGAGGGCTTGTTGAGAACTTGTTGCTGGGCTCAAGAACTGGTCCCCTCTTTGCCTGCCTGATTGGAAAGCAGATGAAAGTGCTTCGTGATGGCGATAG gtTTTGGTGGGAGGCTGAAGGTATGTTCACCCAGCAGCAGAAGGCTGAGCTTTTAAAAGGTTCTGTGTCTCGGATCATCTGTGACAACAGTGACATAAGGGAAATCCTTCCTGATTCTTTCATGTTCAGGAAATACCCCTCTGATTACATCTCTTGTGATCATATACCATCAATGAATTTGGAGGcttggagagaggagaagagccGAG ACTTGGAACAGTGTGGCACTCCAGGAAAGATAAAGAACGgggattttgttttgtcctctacATCTGGCAAACTGGTCGCTCTGTACTCCTGTTACCATGGTTTCAAGTTAAAGGGTGCTACTGCAATAGTTTGTGAGGGAAATCGATGGAGCGATCAACCCCCACAATGTACAG agaatCATCAGTAA